One Acidobacteriota bacterium genomic window carries:
- a CDS encoding ABC transporter ATP-binding protein encodes MDDAIRTENLVKRFRKAEALRGLNLTVPKGAIYALVGSNGAGKTTTIKLLMNIFGATSGRAEVLGLDSRQIRGTHLASIGYVSDNQQIPDWMRADSFLAFLRPFYPTWDRQLEDKLTRQFDLPLDRRLRTLSRGTRMKAVLASALAFHPKLIVLDEPFTGLDPLVRDQLIQSLVERAAESTIFISSHDLGEIESFATHVGYLENGQLRLSEELTTLVERFRSVEAVFDVVPTLNSTPRKPAPISNSG; translated from the coding sequence ATGGACGACGCGATCCGCACCGAGAATTTAGTCAAGCGCTTCAGGAAGGCCGAAGCGCTGCGGGGTTTAAATCTTACCGTTCCCAAAGGAGCCATTTACGCCCTCGTTGGCTCGAACGGCGCTGGCAAGACCACGACGATTAAGTTGTTGATGAATATCTTCGGCGCGACCAGCGGGCGAGCCGAGGTGCTCGGTCTCGATTCCAGACAGATTCGCGGAACACACCTCGCATCGATCGGCTACGTCTCGGATAACCAGCAAATCCCAGACTGGATGCGAGCGGACAGCTTTCTCGCGTTCCTGCGTCCGTTCTACCCCACCTGGGACCGCCAACTGGAGGACAAACTCACACGGCAATTCGATTTGCCGCTCGATCGCCGGCTGCGCACTCTGTCTCGCGGAACCAGGATGAAGGCGGTTCTCGCGAGCGCGTTGGCCTTTCACCCGAAGCTGATTGTTCTCGATGAGCCGTTCACCGGTCTCGATCCACTCGTCCGCGACCAGCTTATTCAAAGCCTGGTGGAGCGCGCCGCGGAATCCACAATTTTCATTTCTTCGCATGACTTGGGAGAGATAGAAAGCTTTGCGACCCACGTTGGCTACCTCGAAAACGGACAACTACGCCTATCCGAAGAACTCACTACACTGGTCGAGCGCTTTCGCAGCGTGGAAGCTGTATTCGATGTAGTACCAACTCTGAACTCAACGCCGAGAAAACCAGCTCCGATATCGAACAGCGGCTAG
- a CDS encoding MBL fold metallo-hydrolase, translating to MRLRSYLALSALFLALPTINTKNSVAAISQVSPSQAQITILYDAFGQNSRMQKDWGYAALVEYGGKRILFDTGNNPRILAENAKAKGIDLTKLDFVVMSHRHGDHMGGLSYLLGVNPKVTIYAPKESFGVYGADLPSSFYRKDTSLPPEKRYYSGAPPEVMHFGSAWPDVNFQLIDKNTEIAPDIHLVTLVSDKPGTLELREVSLAINTPEGLIIIVGCAHPGIEKIAESASTINPHIHFIVGGLHLVVTPDPEIERIVTGLHDRFKLDYIAPGHCTGEPAFAALQRAFGGHYVYAGLGATLKLPASSQDGQRH from the coding sequence ATGAGGCTTCGCTCCTACCTGGCGCTTTCCGCGTTATTCCTTGCTTTGCCAACAATTAATACGAAAAATTCTGTCGCCGCGATCTCTCAGGTGAGTCCTTCGCAGGCCCAAATCACCATTCTTTACGATGCCTTTGGCCAGAATTCGCGAATGCAAAAGGATTGGGGCTACGCAGCTCTTGTTGAATATGGGGGTAAACGAATTTTGTTCGATACGGGAAACAACCCTAGAATCCTGGCTGAGAATGCAAAGGCAAAGGGAATCGATCTAACAAAACTGGATTTTGTTGTGATGTCCCACCGCCACGGCGACCACATGGGCGGATTGAGCTATCTCTTAGGCGTGAATCCCAAAGTGACGATCTATGCTCCGAAGGAGAGCTTCGGCGTGTATGGCGCAGATTTGCCCAGTAGTTTTTATCGCAAGGACACATCGCTGCCGCCGGAGAAACGCTACTACAGCGGTGCGCCACCCGAGGTTATGCATTTTGGCTCTGCTTGGCCTGACGTGAATTTTCAGTTGATCGATAAGAACACGGAGATCGCACCGGACATTCACCTAGTGACGCTAGTTTCGGACAAGCCCGGCACACTCGAATTGCGGGAAGTATCGCTAGCCATCAACACTCCAGAAGGACTGATCATTATTGTCGGGTGCGCCCATCCCGGTATCGAGAAAATTGCCGAATCGGCGAGCACGATCAACCCGCACATTCACTTCATAGTCGGAGGCTTACATCTAGTCGTAACACCAGATCCGGAGATCGAGAGGATCGTCACTGGGCTGCATGATCGTTTCAAACTGGATTATATTGCCCCGGGTCACTGCACGGGAGAACCGGCCTTTGCTGCCCTTCAGAGGGCTTTCGGTGGTCACTACGTTTACGCCGGGTTGGGAGCCACCCTGAAGCTGCCTGCTTCTTCCCAGGACGGACAGAGACACTGA